The following are encoded together in the Methanocaldococcus jannaschii DSM 2661 genome:
- a CDS encoding type II toxin-antitoxin system VapC family toxin has protein sequence MSPSNVFIDSSVMVGLFIGDEKAHKLLSKLINDGFMLCINPIVFSETMFKVTFHIALEDGIRGVYDLKKNLNRYSWVYEEVREKIDKMIKMNYLKILDTNWEVLKLAPEIGKKYNLLTNDAIIIATCKYYRINKLATFDSDFEKVDFIEIIKE, from the coding sequence ATGAGTCCTTCTAATGTTTTTATTGATTCTTCAGTCATGGTTGGATTATTTATTGGAGATGAAAAAGCTCATAAATTATTATCTAAACTAATAAATGATGGTTTTATGTTATGCATAAATCCAATAGTCTTTTCTGAAACAATGTTTAAAGTGACATTTCATATAGCATTAGAAGATGGAATTAGAGGAGTTTATGATTTAAAAAAGAATTTAAATAGATATTCTTGGGTATATGAAGAAGTTAGAGAAAAAATTGATAAAATGATTAAAATGAACTACTTAAAAATATTAGATACAAATTGGGAAGTTTTAAAATTAGCTCCTGAAATAGGTAAAAAATACAACCTTTTAACAAACGATGCAATCATAATAGCCACTTGTAAATATTATAGGATAAATAAATTAGCTACCTTTGATTCTGACTTTGAAAAAGTAGATTTTATTGAGATAATTAAAGAATAA
- a CDS encoding antitoxin family protein: MSEIIEVIYEDGVLKPLKPLKIKGKKRLKIKIVNDDVEEFLKSMIIKKCKDIDYKKLKEAYYESF, translated from the coding sequence ATGTCAGAAATTATTGAAGTTATTTACGAAGATGGAGTTTTAAAACCATTAAAACCATTAAAAATAAAGGGTAAAAAGAGATTAAAAATTAAAATTGTTAATGATGATGTAGAAGAGTTTTTAAAATCTATGATAATAAAAAAGTGTAAAGATATCGATTATAAAAAATTAAAAGAGGCATATTATGAGTCCTTCTAA